The Candidatus Koribacter versatilis Ellin345 genome has a segment encoding these proteins:
- a CDS encoding CHAT domain-containing protein gives MARLYQANPVGTLELRDRGRANLLEWSFDEALGDFHLALAHEPESPEILNDLATAYYERGEAQGDWESLVDAYELESRAVQARSGDTLLLFNRAVIAKRLGMYGQSMEDWRRVSELEKEKGWAEEARSNFQQLAALQKTRLEKNGGPLLSAREFADRVQPEDPTTWKEVEPRVEEYVSEATRSWLPAAFPRKGDADESARRALKALAIVLERGHGDRWLRDLLWQPGSDSLADAVASLSTAAQADWTQQNYSLGRAAAQDARRSFAKMGNRAGELRAAFEELYASEFADMGTVCSRQASQLQSALREVSYPWLSAQTALERYNCELETGNFGASEFLRRARQISQAASYAGISLRALNFLAADRFARGDLAGGWHASSDGIREFWAGSQDLTYGYNLYTTVEFGVEVRNSWFSDVAYGEQALSLVEGNQKPFARAEEHLALAKASLLAKSPAVSLEHLRAAESLIADVPPSSETSNFRMDIATQSAYLQALTGSATAQIFPAPAEISQVENVYTLGSYYTTRGKTLAFEGKVEEAKSAYRSAVALAEHARRSLSSDADRLAWRHSWTEPYLLWIDLELKTGNTQKALAIWELCRNSDPAVLPLANGSRGTKLDASVMENSLASALAAEEARDAQVRPNLRDDALLLFTRLPDRIVAWAITEQGIETSVIPADASDVVMQGRLFRELCARPSSSMEQVSLQGRSLYSQLIAPVESQLRKAKNVLIENDDSLAGIPFQALIAPAGKYFSDEHAIRYVSGARDVERESASGAVVTRETKMLLVANSGSSMDGVQPLDDVVAEARSVSYLFPRAEVLVERQATLSAVMKKMPQAESVYFVGHAVSDGERTALLLSSESGSSQPSLLTSQSLGNSKLGSVRLAVLAACSTQGGTERSSDEADSLVRALLGRGVRHVVASGWDVDSQVTSRMMDAFYKNLLRGATVSEALAGAEAETRRATQHPYYWASFDAFGNN, from the coding sequence GTGGCGCGGCTCTACCAAGCGAATCCGGTTGGGACGCTGGAGTTGCGTGATCGCGGCCGCGCCAACCTATTGGAGTGGAGCTTTGACGAAGCTTTGGGCGACTTCCACCTGGCTCTCGCGCATGAACCGGAATCGCCGGAGATCCTGAACGATCTGGCCACTGCATACTATGAACGCGGAGAAGCGCAAGGGGACTGGGAGTCGCTAGTAGACGCTTATGAGCTAGAGAGCCGGGCGGTGCAGGCGCGTTCGGGAGATACATTGCTCCTGTTCAACCGCGCGGTGATCGCGAAGCGGCTTGGCATGTACGGCCAAAGCATGGAGGACTGGAGACGCGTATCCGAATTGGAAAAGGAAAAGGGATGGGCCGAGGAAGCGCGTTCTAACTTTCAACAGCTCGCGGCGTTGCAGAAGACGCGGCTGGAAAAGAATGGAGGACCGCTTCTGAGCGCGAGAGAGTTTGCCGACCGGGTGCAGCCGGAGGACCCCACGACTTGGAAAGAGGTGGAGCCGCGCGTGGAAGAGTACGTTTCGGAGGCGACGCGGAGTTGGCTTCCGGCAGCGTTTCCGCGAAAAGGCGACGCGGACGAATCAGCGAGGCGCGCGCTCAAGGCGCTGGCGATCGTGCTCGAACGCGGCCACGGCGACCGTTGGTTGCGTGACCTTCTTTGGCAGCCCGGATCCGATTCGCTGGCAGATGCGGTGGCGTCGCTCTCGACCGCTGCCCAGGCAGACTGGACGCAACAGAACTACAGCCTAGGCCGCGCGGCGGCGCAAGACGCCAGGCGAAGTTTCGCGAAGATGGGAAATCGCGCGGGTGAATTGCGCGCTGCGTTTGAAGAGCTGTATGCGAGCGAGTTTGCCGACATGGGAACCGTCTGCTCGCGGCAAGCGAGCCAGTTGCAATCCGCCCTGCGCGAAGTTTCCTACCCCTGGTTGAGCGCGCAGACGGCGCTTGAGCGCTACAACTGCGAACTGGAAACGGGAAACTTCGGAGCCTCCGAATTTCTCAGGCGCGCCCGCCAGATCTCGCAAGCCGCATCCTATGCGGGCATCTCTCTGCGCGCGCTCAACTTTCTTGCCGCCGATCGCTTCGCTCGCGGAGACCTGGCCGGAGGCTGGCACGCTTCTTCCGACGGGATTCGCGAGTTCTGGGCGGGCTCGCAGGACCTCACTTATGGGTACAACCTCTATACCACCGTGGAATTCGGAGTGGAGGTTCGAAACTCCTGGTTCTCCGATGTCGCGTATGGCGAGCAGGCGCTCTCGCTGGTGGAAGGAAACCAGAAGCCCTTCGCACGGGCCGAAGAACATCTCGCGCTAGCAAAGGCCAGTTTGCTCGCGAAGAGCCCGGCAGTGTCGCTCGAGCATCTTCGTGCGGCAGAGTCTCTTATTGCGGATGTGCCGCCATCCTCCGAAACCAGCAACTTCCGCATGGACATCGCGACGCAGAGTGCTTACCTGCAAGCGCTTACCGGCTCCGCCACGGCGCAGATCTTTCCGGCGCCGGCGGAGATTTCGCAGGTCGAGAACGTGTACACCCTCGGCAGCTACTACACCACGCGCGGCAAGACCCTGGCCTTTGAAGGCAAAGTAGAGGAAGCCAAGAGCGCTTATCGAAGCGCGGTCGCCCTGGCAGAACACGCGCGGAGAAGCCTGTCTTCCGACGCGGACCGGCTCGCCTGGCGCCATTCCTGGACCGAACCGTATCTGTTGTGGATTGATCTCGAACTGAAGACCGGGAACACGCAGAAGGCTCTCGCGATTTGGGAGCTCTGCCGGAACTCCGATCCAGCGGTGCTCCCGCTCGCGAATGGCAGCCGCGGCACGAAGCTGGATGCATCGGTCATGGAGAACTCGCTCGCCTCGGCACTTGCGGCGGAAGAAGCTCGGGACGCCCAGGTGCGACCGAACTTGAGGGATGATGCGTTGCTGTTGTTCACCCGTCTGCCGGACCGCATCGTGGCCTGGGCGATCACGGAACAAGGCATCGAGACCTCGGTGATACCCGCGGACGCCTCGGACGTGGTGATGCAGGGGCGCTTGTTCCGGGAGTTGTGCGCCCGTCCGTCTTCTTCGATGGAGCAAGTGAGCCTCCAAGGAAGATCGCTGTACTCGCAACTGATTGCGCCGGTCGAAAGCCAGCTTCGCAAGGCGAAAAACGTTTTGATCGAGAACGACGATTCGCTGGCGGGAATTCCATTCCAGGCGCTGATCGCTCCCGCAGGCAAGTATTTCTCAGATGAACACGCAATTCGCTATGTGTCGGGCGCTCGCGACGTCGAACGAGAATCAGCGTCGGGCGCAGTCGTCACGCGCGAGACGAAGATGCTGTTGGTCGCCAACTCCGGGTCAAGCATGGACGGCGTCCAGCCGCTCGACGATGTGGTGGCGGAGGCGCGATCGGTGTCTTACCTCTTCCCGCGCGCCGAAGTGCTGGTCGAGCGACAGGCGACTCTTTCCGCGGTCATGAAGAAGATGCCGCAGGCGGAATCAGTTTACTTCGTAGGCCATGCAGTTTCGGACGGAGAGCGCACAGCATTGCTGCTCAGCTCGGAAAGCGGCTCAAGCCAACCGTCGCTGCTGACGAGCCAGTCCCTCGGCAACAGCAAGCTGGGCAGCGTCCGGCTTGCGGTGCTTGCCGCGTGCTCGACGCAAGGCGGCACCGAGCGAAGCTCCGACGAGGCCGACAGCCTGGTGCGCGCACTTCTAGGGCGCGGCGTCCGGCATGTGGTGGCAAGCGGATGGGACGTGGACTCGCAGGTCACTTCAAGAATGATGGACGCTTTCTACAAGAACCTGCTCCGCGGCGCCACGGTCTCAGAGGCGCTGGCGGGGGCCGAAGCGGAGACCAGAAGGGCCACGCAACACCCGTATTACTGGGCCTCTTTCGATGCGTTTGGAAATAACTGA